One stretch of Rhodohalobacter mucosus DNA includes these proteins:
- a CDS encoding SLATT domain-containing protein encodes MEQNSQHSKIKILEGQIRECYGRVVYSHKTHEKCSDILLSKHSNIKIWQIILSALATGGIISILFGSGNVGVVLSGLLSTALLIINSYTKDYDLGEIAQKHKQAANELWLIREQYLSLLTDLKIDAKDISLIQKERDQLLDKLGTVYEGAPSTLPKAYLKAQEALKKLEDMTFSDSEIDAFLPDELKRG; translated from the coding sequence TTGGAACAAAATTCCCAACATAGCAAAATCAAAATCCTAGAAGGTCAAATTCGAGAATGTTACGGTCGAGTAGTTTATTCTCATAAAACACATGAAAAGTGTAGTGACATATTATTAAGTAAGCATTCAAATATTAAAATTTGGCAGATAATACTTTCTGCACTTGCGACAGGAGGAATTATCTCAATTCTATTTGGTAGTGGTAATGTAGGAGTAGTTCTTTCTGGGTTGCTATCAACAGCTTTACTAATTATCAATAGTTATACAAAGGACTATGACTTAGGTGAAATTGCCCAAAAACATAAACAAGCAGCTAACGAATTATGGTTAATAAGAGAACAGTATTTATCACTACTTACTGATTTAAAGATCGATGCAAAAGATATATCATTGATTCAAAAAGAAAGAGATCAATTATTGGATAAGTTAGGCACTGTTTATGAAGGTGCACCAAGCACTTTACCTAAAGCTTACTTAAAGGCTCAAGAAGCATTAAAAAAGCTAGAGGATATGACTTTTAGTGATTCAGAAATTGATGCTTTTTTACCTGATGAATTAAAAAGAGGCTAA